A single window of Pseudoduganella plicata DNA harbors:
- a CDS encoding PAS domain-containing hybrid sensor histidine kinase/response regulator, translating into MPPDADPPRPTPAARDEPRLPLEQLGAVLAGISDALAVVDRSWTVLHLNRAASRLLHPGRHEDVDGCDLWEAFPELTGTMLETQLRQAMERQHAAHVEFYFRARQRWIEVRAYPFGSDQAQGLAQGLTITLLDIHQRKQHERALRENSNRLQVALAAGKLGDWTWTAATDQVALGARAAQIFKLPRGATLTWTALQERIVAEDRAEAQAAFLQAFTTRTDVSVECRIARGRGTAWLAIVGQGNYDDGGRLLGMTGMVQDITERKAAEDTLRHSEEQLRALADSIPQLAWIAHHDGRIVWYNRRWHEYTGMPPAQLEGDGWQQVYAPECIDAMVAHWRTSTETGKPFEMEVPIRGADGQYRWFLTRANPVRDSAGQMLRWFGTSTDVDQVKRAQEALRDETNILEMLNSTGNALARHRDLQPLLQEVTDAATRIAGARFGAFYFSSNDRSLRLGALSGQPPPGYDDLSGPGAALLAGQHPVWQGEAQAAPGAGIVRCDDLPAQPDCLPQVDRAHLPDVRSFLAAPVMSRTGEMVGTLLFGHPQAGVFGERTERIVGGIAAQAGVAIDNARLNEAARNAAEERIALLDRERSARAEAERSSRMKDEFLATLSHELRTPLNAILGWSQVLRRGSRGEADLQKGLQTIERNARAQAQLIEDLLDMSRIMSGQVLLEMQGVLPVTVVEAAVEAVRPAAAAKNIVIESDFQPCPMIAADPGRLQQVVWNLLSNAIKFTQPDGHVRVTVGERAGYAEIVVSDTGIGIGAEFLDHVFDRFRQADASTTRRHGGLGLGLSIVKHLVEQHGGTVSAASGGEGHGAAFTVRLPLAGNLPLGERPRAGLQAPATSALARDGEMPDLRGLRVLVVDDEADGRELIKRVLFDCNAEVVSAATATQALELVPRLRPELLVSDIGMPDMDGFELLERIRALGPAAGGDVPAIALTAFAQSEDKLRALEAGFHDHLSKPVEPGELIAAVALMATAFRRG; encoded by the coding sequence TTGCCCCCTGATGCAGACCCGCCACGCCCCACGCCGGCAGCGCGCGACGAACCGCGCCTGCCGCTGGAGCAGTTAGGCGCAGTCCTGGCCGGCATCAGCGACGCGCTTGCCGTCGTCGACCGCTCGTGGACGGTCCTGCACCTGAACCGGGCTGCTTCCCGCCTGCTGCATCCGGGCCGCCACGAGGACGTTGACGGGTGCGATCTGTGGGAGGCATTCCCGGAACTGACCGGCACGATGCTGGAAACGCAGCTGCGCCAGGCCATGGAACGACAGCACGCGGCGCATGTCGAATTCTACTTCCGGGCACGCCAGCGCTGGATCGAAGTGCGCGCGTACCCGTTCGGTTCGGACCAGGCGCAGGGCCTCGCGCAAGGTCTTACCATCACGCTGCTGGACATCCACCAGCGCAAGCAGCACGAACGGGCGCTGCGTGAAAACAGCAACCGGCTGCAGGTCGCGCTGGCGGCCGGCAAGCTGGGCGACTGGACCTGGACGGCGGCCACCGACCAGGTGGCGCTGGGCGCGCGCGCGGCGCAGATCTTCAAGCTGCCCCGGGGCGCCACCCTCACCTGGACGGCGCTGCAGGAACGCATCGTCGCCGAGGACCGCGCCGAAGCGCAGGCTGCCTTCCTGCAGGCATTCACGACCCGCACCGATGTCAGTGTCGAATGCCGCATCGCGCGCGGGCGCGGCACGGCATGGCTGGCAATCGTCGGACAGGGCAATTACGACGACGGCGGCCGCCTGCTGGGCATGACCGGCATGGTGCAGGACATCACCGAGCGCAAGGCCGCCGAGGACACGCTGCGCCACAGCGAGGAACAGCTGCGCGCGCTGGCCGATTCGATTCCCCAGCTGGCCTGGATCGCCCATCACGACGGCCGCATAGTCTGGTACAACCGCCGCTGGCATGAGTACACGGGCATGCCGCCCGCCCAGCTGGAAGGCGACGGCTGGCAGCAGGTCTATGCGCCCGAGTGCATCGACGCGATGGTCGCGCACTGGCGCACGTCCACGGAAACCGGCAAGCCGTTTGAAATGGAGGTCCCGATCCGCGGCGCGGATGGCCAGTACCGCTGGTTCCTGACCCGCGCCAACCCCGTTCGCGACAGCGCCGGGCAGATGCTGCGCTGGTTCGGCACCAGCACCGACGTGGACCAGGTCAAGCGCGCGCAGGAAGCACTGCGCGACGAAACCAACATTCTTGAAATGCTCAACAGCACCGGCAATGCGCTGGCCCGCCACCGCGACCTGCAGCCGCTGCTGCAGGAAGTGACGGACGCAGCCACCCGCATCGCCGGTGCCCGCTTCGGCGCGTTCTACTTCAGCAGCAACGACCGCTCGCTGCGCCTCGGTGCGCTGTCCGGCCAGCCGCCGCCCGGGTACGACGATCTGTCGGGACCGGGCGCGGCACTGCTGGCCGGGCAGCACCCGGTCTGGCAGGGCGAGGCGCAGGCGGCGCCCGGCGCCGGCATCGTGCGCTGCGACGACCTGCCGGCGCAACCGGACTGCCTGCCGCAGGTGGACCGCGCCCATCTGCCGGACGTGCGCAGCTTCCTGGCCGCCCCCGTCATGTCGCGCACGGGAGAGATGGTGGGCACCCTGCTGTTCGGCCACCCGCAGGCAGGGGTGTTTGGCGAGCGCACGGAGCGCATCGTCGGCGGCATCGCCGCGCAGGCCGGGGTGGCGATCGACAATGCGCGCCTGAACGAGGCCGCGCGTAACGCGGCCGAGGAACGCATTGCCCTGCTCGACCGCGAGCGCAGCGCGCGCGCCGAGGCGGAGCGCAGCAGCCGGATGAAGGACGAATTCCTCGCCACGCTGTCGCACGAGCTGCGCACGCCGCTCAACGCGATTCTCGGCTGGTCGCAGGTTCTGCGCCGCGGCAGCCGTGGCGAAGCGGACTTGCAGAAGGGCTTGCAGACAATCGAACGCAATGCCCGCGCGCAGGCGCAGCTGATCGAGGACCTGCTGGACATGAGCCGCATCATGTCGGGTCAGGTACTGCTGGAAATGCAGGGCGTGCTGCCGGTGACCGTCGTCGAGGCGGCTGTCGAAGCCGTGCGCCCGGCGGCCGCAGCGAAGAACATCGTCATCGAGAGCGACTTCCAGCCCTGCCCGATGATCGCGGCCGATCCTGGCCGGCTGCAGCAGGTGGTCTGGAACCTGCTGTCGAACGCCATCAAATTCACCCAGCCGGACGGCCACGTGCGCGTGACCGTGGGGGAGCGGGCGGGCTACGCGGAGATCGTCGTGTCCGACACGGGCATCGGCATCGGTGCCGAATTCCTGGACCACGTGTTCGACCGCTTCCGCCAGGCCGACGCGTCGACGACGCGCCGGCACGGCGGCCTGGGGCTGGGACTGTCGATCGTCAAGCACCTGGTCGAGCAGCACGGCGGTACGGTCAGCGCCGCCAGCGGCGGCGAGGGCCATGGCGCCGCGTTTACCGTACGCCTGCCGCTGGCGGGCAACCTGCCGCTGGGCGAGCGCCCGCGCGCCGGCCTGCAGGCGCCCGCCACGTCCGCCCTCGCCCGCGACGGCGAAATGCCGGACCTGCGCGGCCTGCGCGTGCTGGTCGTGGACGACGAGGCGGACGGTCGCGAGCTGATCAAGCGCGTGCTGTTCGATTGCAATGCGGAGGTGGTGAGCGCGGCCACGGCAACGCAGGCGCTCGAACTGGTGCCGCGGCTGCGCCCGGAACTGCTGGTCAGCGATATCGGCATGCCCGACATGGATGGATTCGAACTGCTCGAGCGCATCCGTGCGCTGGGTCCGGCGGCGGGTGGCGACGTGCCCGCCATCGCGCTGACGGCGTTTGCCCAGTCCGAGGATAAGCTGCGCGCGCTGGAAGCGGGCTTCCACGACCACCTCTCCAAACCGGTCGAGCCGGGCGAACTGATCGCGGCGGTGGCACTGATGGCAACGGCCTTCCGGCGCGGGTAG
- a CDS encoding response regulator → MTAQACKSLKALNEHDWSRAAIGHPETWSHGLRLTVDIILNTPLPMLVMWGREQVMLYNDAYAALVGGPLQPAPGGRVPAMQPSAWSWNGQAIEQAWGGTGSICVGAALRLWRPDGVAEQRFDLHYTPLRDAQDAVQGILCTLAPPSAAAAANGPRPLRMLVVEDNLDAQYLVCEMLRAFGHDVDAVATGEAALEQLQGGAFEVLFSDVSLPGMSGVELARRAVAAQPGLQVIFASGYGGTLTQQLDFPAEAIQKPYEIEQLQAILERVGTRLPASR, encoded by the coding sequence ATGACTGCCCAAGCCTGCAAGAGCCTCAAGGCGCTGAACGAGCACGACTGGTCGCGCGCGGCCATCGGCCATCCCGAGACGTGGTCGCACGGGCTGCGTCTGACGGTCGATATCATCCTCAACACGCCGCTGCCCATGCTGGTCATGTGGGGGCGCGAACAAGTCATGCTGTACAACGACGCGTATGCAGCGCTGGTCGGCGGCCCGCTGCAGCCGGCGCCAGGCGGGCGCGTGCCGGCGATGCAGCCCTCCGCGTGGAGCTGGAACGGCCAGGCCATTGAACAGGCCTGGGGCGGCACCGGCAGCATCTGCGTCGGTGCGGCGCTGCGCCTGTGGCGCCCGGATGGCGTCGCCGAACAGCGCTTCGACCTCCACTACACGCCACTGCGCGATGCGCAGGATGCGGTGCAAGGCATCCTCTGCACGCTGGCGCCGCCCAGCGCGGCGGCCGCGGCGAACGGCCCGCGTCCGCTGCGCATGCTGGTCGTCGAAGACAACCTGGACGCGCAATATCTCGTCTGCGAAATGCTGCGCGCGTTCGGCCATGATGTCGATGCCGTCGCCACCGGCGAAGCGGCGCTCGAGCAGCTGCAAGGCGGCGCATTCGAAGTGCTGTTTTCCGACGTCAGCCTGCCAGGCATGTCCGGTGTCGAACTGGCCCGCCGCGCCGTGGCGGCACAGCCCGGCCTGCAGGTAATCTTCGCATCCGGCTATGGCGGCACGCTGACGCAGCAGCTGGACTTCCCCGCCGAAGCGATCCAGAAGCCGTACGAGATCGAACAGTTGCAGGCCATCCTGGAGCGGGTCGGCACGCGCCTGCCGGCTTCGCGCTAG
- a CDS encoding D-2-hydroxyacid dehydrogenase, producing the protein MNIVFLDRASLVANVRRPAFVHAWTEYDATTAAQAAERLRGAAIAITNKVPLRADTLAQLPDLKLIAVAATGTDIVDLAAARERGIVVCNIRDYAYAAVPEHTFALILALRRNLLAYRADVEAGAWQRSPRFCLFDHPIRDLHGSRLGLVGFGALGRRVAQIGRAFGMEIAVHTRTPVHGVVNLPLDELLATSDIVSLHVPLKDETRNLIGAAQLAAMKRTSLLINTARGGLVDEAALADALTRGVIAGAGFDVLTQEPPAPDNVLLNLRLPNFILTPHNAWASFEAMQGLADQLIDNVEAFVAGAPRNVVG; encoded by the coding sequence ATGAACATCGTTTTCCTCGACCGCGCCAGCCTCGTCGCCAATGTGCGCCGCCCCGCCTTTGTCCACGCGTGGACGGAATATGACGCAACCACCGCCGCGCAGGCGGCGGAACGGCTGCGCGGCGCGGCCATCGCCATCACCAACAAGGTGCCGCTGCGGGCGGACACACTGGCACAGCTGCCCGACCTGAAGCTGATCGCCGTGGCGGCGACAGGCACGGACATCGTCGACCTGGCCGCAGCGCGCGAGCGCGGCATCGTCGTCTGCAATATCCGCGATTACGCCTATGCGGCGGTGCCGGAACACACATTCGCGCTGATCCTGGCACTGCGGCGCAACCTGCTGGCGTATCGGGCAGACGTGGAGGCGGGCGCGTGGCAGCGCTCTCCTCGCTTCTGCCTGTTCGACCACCCGATCCGCGACCTGCACGGCAGCCGCCTCGGCCTGGTCGGCTTCGGCGCGCTGGGCCGGCGCGTGGCGCAGATCGGCCGCGCGTTCGGCATGGAGATCGCCGTGCACACGCGCACGCCCGTCCATGGCGTCGTCAACCTGCCGCTGGACGAGCTGCTGGCGACGTCCGACATCGTCAGCCTGCACGTGCCGCTGAAGGACGAAACGCGCAACCTGATCGGTGCCGCGCAGCTGGCAGCGATGAAGCGAACGAGCCTGTTGATCAACACGGCGCGCGGCGGCCTGGTGGACGAAGCGGCACTGGCCGACGCCCTCACCCGCGGCGTCATCGCCGGCGCCGGTTTCGACGTGCTGACGCAGGAGCCGCCCGCGCCGGACAATGTGCTGCTGAACCTGCGCCTGCCGAACTTCATCCTGACGCCACACAATGCGTGGGCCAGCTTCGAAGCGATGCAGGGGCTGGCGGATCAGCTGATCGACAATGTCGAGGCGTTTGTGGCAGGCGCGCCCAGGAATGTCGTCGGCTGA
- a CDS encoding efflux RND transporter periplasmic adaptor subunit — protein sequence MKNVKSLTALARPIVAALAVAGLAASLLAGCDDATGQTAEAPAAAGGPPVSAAVVVEKTIAETQEFSGRLEAIDRVEIRPRVSGFITAVNFKPGSEVKKGDVLFVIDPRPYQAEADRAQAAASSARAKADLARLELNRAEKLLADKAIAQREFDERASTQKELDANARAAQAQYESAKLNLAYTRVTSPIDGRVSKAEITLGNLVDGNVVLTSVVSLDKIYASFDGDEETYLRVGSQSHKGQPVVVKVGLANEEGFPHEGRLEFVDNQLDPQTGSVRMRATFDNTDGALVPGLFARVQLGGGTAQTKAILINDRAVGTDQNRKFVFVVGKDNKAEYRPVKLGPTIDGLRVVREGLKADEKIVVNGLQRVRPGAPITPQVVPMDSNVAAAGKDNKKDAKVAAL from the coding sequence ATGAAAAACGTAAAATCATTGACAGCATTGGCGCGACCGATAGTCGCTGCGCTTGCCGTTGCAGGCCTGGCCGCCAGCCTGTTGGCCGGCTGCGATGACGCCACCGGCCAAACCGCGGAGGCACCTGCCGCCGCTGGCGGCCCGCCTGTTTCCGCCGCTGTCGTCGTCGAGAAAACGATTGCGGAGACCCAGGAATTCTCCGGCCGACTGGAAGCCATCGACCGCGTCGAGATCCGTCCGCGCGTGTCCGGCTTCATCACGGCCGTCAATTTCAAGCCGGGCAGCGAAGTAAAGAAGGGCGACGTCCTGTTCGTCATCGATCCGCGTCCCTACCAGGCCGAAGCCGACCGCGCGCAAGCGGCCGCCAGCTCCGCCAGGGCCAAGGCGGATCTGGCCCGACTGGAACTGAACCGCGCCGAGAAGCTGCTGGCCGACAAGGCCATCGCGCAGCGCGAGTTCGACGAGCGCGCCTCCACCCAGAAGGAACTGGACGCCAACGCCCGCGCGGCCCAGGCCCAGTACGAATCGGCCAAGCTGAACCTGGCCTACACCCGCGTCACGTCGCCGATCGATGGGCGCGTCTCGAAAGCGGAAATCACGCTGGGCAACCTGGTGGACGGCAATGTCGTGCTGACGTCCGTCGTGTCGCTCGACAAGATCTACGCCAGCTTCGATGGCGATGAAGAAACCTACCTGCGCGTGGGCAGCCAGTCGCACAAGGGCCAGCCGGTCGTCGTCAAGGTGGGCCTGGCCAACGAGGAAGGCTTCCCGCACGAGGGCAGGCTGGAATTCGTCGACAACCAGCTCGATCCGCAAACGGGCTCCGTGCGCATGCGCGCGACGTTCGACAATACGGACGGCGCGCTGGTGCCGGGCCTGTTCGCGCGCGTCCAGCTGGGCGGCGGCACGGCGCAGACCAAGGCGATCCTGATCAACGACCGCGCCGTCGGCACGGACCAGAACCGCAAGTTCGTCTTCGTCGTCGGCAAGGACAACAAGGCCGAGTACCGTCCCGTCAAGCTGGGCCCGACGATCGACGGCCTGCGCGTGGTGCGCGAGGGTCTGAAGGCGGACGAGAAGATCGTGGTCAACGGCCTGCAGCGCGTGCGCCCCGGCGCGCCGATCACGCCGCAGGTCGTGCCGATGGATTCGAACGTGGCCGCTGCCGGCAAAGATAACAAGAAGGATGCGAAGGTCGCCGCGCTGTAA
- a CDS encoding alpha/beta hydrolase encodes MGSHAATPGVPELATDLVLRELEVKGAEGVLAARLYQAGPAASKRDTLVVFFHGGGFTCGSIDEADDFLCRLVSADPRQVALAPAYTLATERPFPAAVEDAHAVLLWAKKNKAKLAWSGKRLVVAGIEAGANLAAVVSLMARDRGGPLLTGQVLIMPMLDPGLSTCSMREMPACPDKAALADKVAGTCAAGYRGYLPNAADRTHPYASPLQSSRLKNLPPALILSAEDDPLRDEAEQYGAKLIKCGITTTVRRLPPPPLEQPGGRNDCACYYALNEIAAFIRGVDEESPPGDK; translated from the coding sequence ATGGGTAGCCACGCAGCGACACCGGGTGTGCCCGAACTGGCCACCGACCTGGTTCTGCGCGAGCTGGAAGTGAAAGGCGCCGAAGGCGTGCTGGCGGCGCGGCTGTACCAGGCCGGTCCGGCGGCAAGCAAGCGCGACACCCTGGTGGTGTTCTTCCATGGCGGCGGCTTCACGTGCGGTTCAATCGACGAGGCCGACGATTTCCTCTGCCGCCTCGTCAGCGCCGACCCGCGGCAGGTGGCGCTGGCCCCGGCCTATACCCTGGCGACGGAGCGGCCGTTTCCGGCCGCCGTCGAGGATGCGCATGCCGTGCTGCTGTGGGCGAAGAAGAACAAGGCAAAGCTGGCGTGGAGCGGCAAGCGTCTTGTCGTCGCCGGCATCGAGGCGGGTGCGAACCTGGCCGCCGTGGTGTCGCTGATGGCACGCGACCGCGGCGGCCCGTTGCTGACAGGGCAGGTGCTGATCATGCCGATGCTGGACCCGGGCCTGTCGACGTGCTCGATGCGGGAAATGCCGGCCTGCCCGGACAAGGCCGCGCTGGCCGACAAGGTGGCCGGCACGTGCGCCGCCGGCTATCGGGGCTACCTGCCGAATGCGGCGGACCGGACGCACCCCTATGCGTCGCCGCTGCAGTCGTCGCGGCTGAAGAACCTGCCGCCGGCGTTGATCCTGTCCGCCGAGGACGATCCGCTGCGCGACGAAGCCGAGCAGTACGGCGCCAAACTGATCAAATGCGGCATCACGACGACCGTGCGTCGCCTGCCGCCGCCGCCACTGGAACAGCCGGGCGGCCGCAACGATTGTGCGTGCTACTACGCACTCAACGAGATTGCCGCGTTCATACGCGGCGTCGATGAAGAGTCTCCGCCAGGAGATAAGTAA
- a CDS encoding alpha-hydroxy acid oxidase, with translation MTTITSIEDLRVLAKRRVPRMFYDYADSGSWTESTYRANAGDFQHIKFRQRVAVDMSNRTLATTMVGQDVAMPVALAPTGLTGMQHADGEILAARAAERFGVPFTLSTMSICSIEDVAAHTTKPFWFQLYVMKDRDFINRLIDRAKAANCSALVLTLDLQVLGQRHKDIRNGLSAPPRLTLPNMLNMAMKPGWCLGMLGTKRRYFGNIVGHAPKVADMSSLSSWTAQQFDLTLSWRDVEWIKQRWGGKLIVKGIMDPEDARLALASGADALIVSNHGGRQLDGAQSSITALPAIVDAVGDNIEVHFDGGIRSGQDVIKAVALGARGVYIGRAFLYGLGAMGEAGVTRCLDIIRNELDITMAFCGLRDIRDVTREILLPGTYPVT, from the coding sequence ATGACGACCATTACTTCCATCGAAGACCTGCGCGTGCTGGCCAAGCGCCGCGTACCGCGCATGTTCTACGACTACGCCGATTCCGGCTCGTGGACCGAATCCACCTACCGCGCCAACGCCGGCGACTTCCAGCACATCAAATTCCGCCAGCGCGTGGCGGTCGACATGTCGAACCGCACGCTGGCAACGACGATGGTGGGGCAGGACGTCGCCATGCCCGTGGCGCTGGCGCCCACCGGGCTGACCGGCATGCAGCACGCGGACGGCGAAATCCTGGCCGCGCGCGCCGCGGAAAGGTTCGGCGTGCCGTTCACCCTGTCGACCATGAGCATCTGTTCGATCGAGGACGTGGCCGCACATACGACAAAGCCGTTCTGGTTCCAGCTGTACGTGATGAAGGACCGCGATTTCATCAACCGCCTGATCGACCGCGCCAAGGCGGCCAACTGCTCCGCGCTCGTGCTGACCCTCGACCTGCAGGTGCTGGGCCAGCGCCACAAGGACATCCGCAACGGCCTGTCCGCGCCGCCGCGCCTGACGCTGCCGAACATGCTGAACATGGCGATGAAGCCGGGCTGGTGCCTGGGCATGCTGGGCACGAAACGGCGCTACTTCGGCAATATCGTCGGCCACGCGCCGAAGGTCGCCGACATGTCCTCGCTGTCGTCGTGGACGGCGCAGCAGTTCGACCTGACCTTGTCGTGGCGCGACGTGGAATGGATCAAGCAGCGCTGGGGCGGCAAGTTGATCGTCAAGGGCATCATGGACCCGGAAGATGCGCGCCTGGCGCTGGCCAGCGGCGCCGATGCCCTGATCGTGTCGAACCATGGCGGACGCCAGCTCGATGGTGCCCAGTCGTCGATCACCGCGCTGCCCGCCATCGTCGACGCCGTCGGCGACAACATCGAAGTGCACTTCGATGGCGGCATCCGCTCGGGCCAGGACGTCATCAAGGCCGTGGCGCTGGGCGCGCGCGGCGTCTATATCGGCCGCGCGTTCCTGTATGGCCTGGGCGCGATGGGCGAGGCCGGCGTCACCCGCTGCCTCGACATCATCCGCAACGAGCTCGATATCACGATGGCATTCTGCGGCCTGCGCGATATACGTGACGTTACGCGGGAGATTCTTCTGCCGGGGACGTATCCGGTTACTTGA
- a CDS encoding diguanylate cyclase domain-containing protein, protein MPSPDEILNAKILVVDDCADNVDLMLEILREAGYTDVTATMLPDQVCSLHRQHCYDLILLDLQMPGLNGFQVMKGLKEIEQDGYLPVLALTAQPSFKIAALEAGARDFISKPFDLLEVHKRIHNMLEVRLLYKELAQYSKKQQELALHDPLTSLPNRRLLEDRIETTLQHALRAQRKAAVMYLDLDGFKAINDTHGHAYGDEILKLVAQRLVGSSRKEDTVARVGGDEFVIVLGDVSGLGDAREPASKLIEVVSEPYLVMGVTLRLSTSIGIALFPDDATSVGDLIHAADNALYDAKRAGKNRYCAAPGSTKGAAGVVAHQLKSVATTVA, encoded by the coding sequence ATGCCCAGCCCAGATGAGATCCTGAATGCCAAGATCCTGGTGGTGGACGATTGCGCGGACAATGTCGATCTGATGCTCGAGATCCTGCGCGAAGCCGGCTACACCGATGTCACGGCAACCATGCTGCCCGATCAGGTTTGCTCCCTGCATCGGCAGCATTGCTACGATCTGATCCTGTTGGATTTGCAGATGCCGGGCCTGAACGGCTTTCAGGTCATGAAAGGTCTCAAGGAGATCGAGCAGGACGGTTACCTGCCTGTGCTGGCCCTGACGGCGCAGCCCAGTTTCAAGATTGCCGCTCTCGAAGCCGGCGCGCGCGACTTCATCAGCAAACCGTTCGACCTGCTGGAAGTGCACAAGCGCATCCACAACATGCTAGAGGTACGCCTGCTGTATAAAGAGCTGGCCCAGTACAGCAAGAAGCAGCAGGAACTGGCCCTGCACGATCCACTGACGAGCCTGCCAAACCGGCGCCTGCTGGAAGACCGCATCGAGACGACGTTGCAGCACGCGCTGCGCGCGCAGCGCAAGGCGGCCGTCATGTACCTCGATCTGGATGGCTTCAAGGCCATCAACGACACCCACGGCCACGCCTATGGCGATGAGATCCTGAAACTGGTTGCGCAGCGGCTGGTCGGCTCGTCGCGCAAGGAAGACACGGTCGCGCGCGTCGGCGGCGATGAATTCGTCATCGTGCTGGGCGACGTCAGCGGCCTGGGCGACGCCCGCGAGCCGGCCTCCAAACTGATCGAAGTGGTGTCCGAGCCTTACCTGGTCATGGGCGTCACGCTGCGCCTCTCGACGAGCATCGGCATCGCCCTGTTCCCGGATGACGCCACGTCCGTTGGCGACCTGATCCACGCGGCCGACAATGCGCTGTATGACGCCAAGCGCGCCGGCAAGAACCGTTATTGCGCCGCCCCGGGCAGCACGAAAGGTGCTGCCGGCGTCGTCGCGCACCAGCTGAAAAGCGTTGCCACGACGGTTGCCTGA
- the bla gene encoding class A beta-lactamase: protein MTTSLKRRTLLAAATLPFISSPSFATRSPATFYSIERNLGGRLGVATIDTATGENDGHRRDERFPMCSTFKTIVAAAVLARSVTERGFLRKRLRYTQADIRPHSPVSEKHVADGMTTADLCAATIQYSDNAAANILMQELGGPAAITAYARTLGDTTFRLDRWETELNTAIPGDERDTTTPLAMARTLKKLLLDDGLPPAQRQQLKDWMVGNTTGDTRIRAGAPKGAMVADKTGTSGSYGVANDIGVVWVPDRAPVVVVVFTHSMDKAAEARSEIVAAATRVALARPLYDYLK, encoded by the coding sequence ATGACCACATCGCTCAAGCGCCGCACGCTGCTGGCCGCCGCCACCCTCCCGTTCATTTCGTCGCCGTCGTTCGCAACGAGAAGCCCGGCCACGTTCTACAGTATCGAGCGGAACCTGGGCGGCCGCCTCGGCGTCGCCACCATCGATACGGCGACCGGGGAGAACGACGGCCACCGCCGCGACGAGCGCTTTCCAATGTGCAGCACGTTCAAGACCATTGTGGCGGCGGCCGTGCTGGCGCGCAGCGTCACCGAGCGGGGTTTCCTCCGCAAGCGCCTGCGGTACACGCAGGCCGACATCAGGCCGCACTCCCCCGTCAGCGAAAAGCACGTGGCGGACGGCATGACGACGGCCGACCTGTGCGCCGCCACGATCCAGTACAGCGACAACGCCGCGGCGAACATCCTGATGCAGGAGCTGGGCGGGCCGGCCGCGATCACCGCGTATGCGCGCACGTTGGGCGACACGACGTTTCGGCTGGACCGCTGGGAAACGGAACTGAACACAGCCATCCCCGGCGACGAGCGCGACACCACGACGCCGCTGGCGATGGCGCGCACGCTGAAAAAGCTGCTGCTCGACGATGGCTTGCCGCCCGCGCAGCGGCAGCAGCTGAAAGACTGGATGGTGGGCAATACCACGGGCGACACGCGCATCCGCGCCGGCGCGCCGAAAGGCGCCATGGTGGCCGACAAGACCGGCACGAGCGGCAGCTACGGCGTCGCCAACGACATCGGCGTTGTCTGGGTGCCCGATCGGGCCCCGGTCGTGGTGGTCGTGTTCACCCACAGCATGGACAAGGCGGCCGAGGCGCGCAGCGAGATCGTCGCCGCGGCGACCAGGGTCGCCCTCGCCAGGCCGCTGTACGACTACCTCAAGTAA
- a CDS encoding LysR family transcriptional regulator, which translates to MNKLQAMEVFVQVVDAGGFSRAADNMQLPKATVSTLIQQLEAALSVKLLHRTTRQVTVTADGAAYYERCLQILTDVKEAEESLSRTRLSPSGRLRVDAPTGLTSSILIPALPAFFERYPDIVMELGSSDRPVDLIEEGVDCAVRGGALGDSALIARRVGVLNMVTCAAPAYLEKYGVPGHPRELERHRCVNYFSAKTGKIYDWDFTRDGERIQLPLPGMIALNDSNAYVEAGLAGLGIVQMTDYLLMDHVHAGRMTQILTDWISDPIPINIVYPQNRHLSTKVRVFVEWVAELFDSHPGMRVRQMAPPQPQRQPEAA; encoded by the coding sequence GTGAATAAACTGCAAGCGATGGAAGTATTCGTCCAGGTCGTCGACGCGGGAGGCTTTTCACGCGCCGCCGACAACATGCAGCTGCCCAAGGCCACCGTGTCGACACTGATCCAGCAACTGGAAGCGGCCCTGTCGGTGAAGCTGCTGCACCGCACAACGCGGCAGGTTACCGTGACGGCAGACGGCGCCGCCTATTATGAGCGTTGCCTGCAGATTCTCACCGACGTGAAGGAGGCGGAAGAGTCGCTGTCGCGCACCCGGCTGTCACCGAGCGGGCGGCTGCGGGTGGATGCGCCGACGGGACTGACATCCAGTATCCTGATTCCCGCCCTCCCCGCGTTTTTCGAGCGCTATCCCGACATCGTGATGGAGCTGGGTTCCTCGGACCGGCCCGTGGACCTGATCGAGGAAGGCGTGGACTGCGCCGTACGTGGCGGCGCGCTGGGCGACTCGGCGCTGATCGCGCGGCGCGTGGGCGTACTGAATATGGTCACGTGCGCGGCGCCCGCCTACCTGGAAAAATACGGCGTGCCGGGGCATCCGCGCGAGCTGGAGCGGCACCGCTGCGTCAACTATTTTTCCGCCAAGACCGGCAAGATCTACGACTGGGACTTCACGCGCGACGGCGAGCGTATCCAGCTCCCGCTGCCCGGCATGATCGCGCTGAACGACTCGAACGCCTACGTGGAAGCGGGGCTGGCGGGCCTGGGCATCGTGCAGATGACGGATTACCTGCTGATGGACCACGTGCACGCCGGGCGCATGACACAGATCCTGACGGACTGGATCTCCGACCCGATCCCCATCAATATCGTCTATCCGCAGAACCGCCACCTGTCCACCAAGGTGCGCGTGTTCGTCGAATGGGTGGCGGAGCTGTTCGACAGCCATCCCGGCATGCGTGTGCGCCAGATGGCGCCGCCCCAGCCACAACGGCAGCCGGAGGCCGCATGA